One Polaribacter sp. SA4-12 genomic window carries:
- a CDS encoding VOC family protein — protein sequence MKNRVTGIGGLFFKSEDSKAAKEWYKNHLGFNTDDWGCTFWWKDKDGNKCSTQWSPFAKDTDYFEPSKKDFMFNYRVENLVELLKELKKEGVTIVGEMQEYDYGKFGWILDNEGNKIELWEPIDKAFE from the coding sequence TGGTTTATTTTTTAAATCTGAAGATTCTAAAGCGGCTAAAGAATGGTATAAAAATCACTTAGGTTTTAATACAGATGATTGGGGCTGTACTTTTTGGTGGAAAGATAAAGATGGAAATAAATGCTCTACGCAATGGAGTCCGTTTGCAAAAGACACCGATTATTTTGAACCTTCAAAAAAAGACTTTATGTTTAACTATAGAGTTGAAAATTTGGTAGAATTATTAAAAGAACTCAAAAAAGAAGGAGTTACCATTGTTGGTGAAATGCAAGAATATGATTATGGTAAATTTGGTTGGATTTTAGACAATGAGGGAAATAAAATTGAACTTTGGGAACCAATAGACAAAGCTTTTGAGTAA
- a CDS encoding DoxX family membrane protein, which produces MKLFSNYPTEVIILLFLIITYVISGYEKISDWKGNVNFIKDHFQNSPFKNKVPFLLAILLIVEIIASILMIIGVYQLYTSETKEIALLGIELSAVSIIFMLIGQRLAKDYPGAMSLGVYFIITLSGVYLLNS; this is translated from the coding sequence ATGAAATTATTTTCGAACTATCCAACAGAAGTAATCATATTACTTTTTCTAATTATCACTTATGTGATCTCCGGATATGAAAAAATATCAGATTGGAAAGGAAATGTGAATTTTATAAAAGATCATTTTCAAAATTCACCTTTTAAAAACAAGGTTCCTTTTTTACTAGCAATTCTTTTAATCGTAGAAATAATTGCATCCATCTTAATGATTATTGGAGTTTATCAACTTTATACATCAGAAACAAAAGAAATTGCTTTATTGGGTATAGAGCTTTCTGCGGTCAGTATAATTTTTATGCTAATTGGTCAACGTCTCGCAAAAGATTATCCAGGAGCGATGTCTCTAGGTGTCTATTTTATAATTACACTTAGTGGTGTTTATTTGCTAAATAGTTAA
- a CDS encoding class I SAM-dependent methyltransferase, translated as MGRKRELHKGLEPFLNCKDYTVSGETYEVMFNPDYDMLITSPVPVDLENYYKSEDYISHTDSKKSMLDKVYQSVKNYTLKRKLSLINSFDTESKNILDVGAGTGDFLKICAANNWNVLGVEPSSDARNIAKEKGVVLKEDLLEIENQKFDVITLWHVLEHVEMLSDYISKLKELLSDNGRLVIAVPNHKSYDAKYYKEFWAAFDVPRHLWHFSQTSIHKIFSTEEMIVEKTIPMKFDSYYVSLLSEKYKTGKMNPVKALYRGFTSNLKARTSSEYSSLIYVIKKH; from the coding sequence ATGGGGAGAAAAAGAGAACTTCATAAAGGGTTAGAACCTTTTTTAAATTGTAAAGATTATACAGTTTCTGGAGAAACATATGAAGTAATGTTTAATCCAGATTATGATATGTTGATCACTTCACCAGTTCCTGTTGATTTAGAAAATTACTATAAAAGTGAAGATTATATTTCGCATACTGATAGTAAAAAATCAATGCTAGATAAAGTATATCAATCTGTAAAAAACTATACTTTAAAAAGAAAACTATCTTTAATTAATTCTTTTGATACTGAATCGAAAAACATTTTAGATGTAGGAGCAGGAACAGGAGATTTCTTAAAAATTTGTGCTGCTAATAATTGGAATGTTTTAGGAGTAGAACCTAGTTCTGATGCTAGAAACATTGCAAAAGAAAAAGGAGTTGTTTTAAAAGAAGATTTACTTGAAATAGAAAACCAAAAATTTGATGTAATAACACTTTGGCATGTTTTAGAACATGTAGAAATGTTATCAGATTATATTTCAAAATTAAAAGAGCTGCTTTCTGATAATGGAAGATTAGTTATTGCGGTTCCTAATCATAAAAGTTACGACGCAAAATATTATAAAGAGTTTTGGGCAGCATTTGATGTTCCAAGACATCTTTGGCATTTTTCTCAAACATCAATTCATAAAATTTTTTCTACCGAAGAAATGATTGTTGAAAAAACAATACCAATGAAATTTGATTCTTACTATGTTTCTCTTTTAAGTGAAAAATATAAAACGGGTAAAATGAATCCTGTTAAAGCTTTATATAGAGGATTTACTTCAAATTTAAAAGCGAGAACCTCTTCTGAGTATTCTTCTTTAATTTATGTGATTAAAAAGCATTAA
- the mnmG gene encoding tRNA uridine-5-carboxymethylaminomethyl(34) synthesis enzyme MnmG translates to MSLFSTTYDVIVVGGGHAGSEAAASSANMGAHTLLITMNLQNIAQMSCNPAMGGIAKGQIVREIDALGGYSGIVTDKTAIQFKMLNKSKGPAMWSPRAQSDRMQFAECWRTMLEQTENVDFYQDSVNGLLFDGDKIIGVKTALGLEIKSKTVVITAGTFLNGLIHIGDKSFGGGRAGEGASTGITEDLVAKGFESGRMKTGTPPRVDGRSLDYSKMIEQPGDEITEKFSYLPITKPLQKQRSCWLTYTNLDVHDLLRTGFDRSPMFNGRIKSTGPRYCPSIEDKIDRFATKDRHQMFIEPEGWTTCEMYVNGFSTSLPEDVQDKAIRSVAGFENVKFLRYGYAIEYDYFPPTQLKHSLETKKIENLFFAGQINGTTGYEEAAAQGLMAGVNAALKTQGKEPFVLKRNEAYIGVLIDDLITKGTEEPYRMFTSRAEYRTLLRQDNADLRLTPLGFKLGLASQERLDRVIQKQEKADLLIKFLQETSVKKEEMNPILEAKNLALINQSMKLYKIAARPQLEFSDFKNVEKLNVFLKENAIDKEMIEQAVIHLKYSGYIEKEKNNADKLNRLENVMIPSKFNYQKVKSLSFEAREKLTKIQPTSISQASRISGVSPSDISVLLVYMGR, encoded by the coding sequence ATGAGTTTATTTTCAACAACATACGATGTAATTGTAGTAGGTGGAGGTCACGCAGGAAGTGAAGCTGCTGCGTCTTCTGCAAATATGGGTGCACACACTTTATTGATTACAATGAATTTGCAAAATATTGCACAAATGAGTTGTAACCCTGCAATGGGTGGAATAGCAAAAGGTCAAATTGTAAGAGAGATTGATGCTTTAGGTGGTTACAGTGGAATTGTTACCGACAAGACTGCTATACAATTTAAAATGTTGAATAAATCTAAAGGACCTGCAATGTGGAGTCCAAGAGCACAATCTGACAGAATGCAGTTTGCTGAATGTTGGAGAACGATGTTAGAGCAAACAGAAAATGTAGATTTTTATCAAGATTCTGTAAACGGTTTATTGTTTGATGGCGATAAAATTATTGGTGTAAAAACAGCTTTAGGTTTAGAGATAAAATCGAAGACTGTAGTAATTACTGCGGGTACATTTTTAAATGGATTAATCCATATTGGTGATAAAAGTTTTGGAGGAGGAAGAGCAGGTGAAGGAGCTTCAACTGGAATTACAGAAGACTTAGTTGCTAAAGGTTTTGAGTCTGGAAGAATGAAAACAGGAACTCCACCAAGAGTTGATGGAAGATCTTTAGATTATTCTAAAATGATTGAACAACCTGGGGATGAAATCACAGAAAAGTTTTCTTATTTACCAATTACAAAGCCATTACAAAAACAACGTTCTTGTTGGCTTACTTATACTAATTTAGATGTGCATGATTTGTTACGTACAGGTTTCGATAGATCGCCAATGTTTAATGGTAGAATTAAATCTACAGGTCCAAGATATTGTCCTTCAATAGAAGATAAGATAGATCGTTTTGCAACTAAAGATAGACATCAAATGTTTATTGAACCAGAAGGATGGACTACTTGTGAAATGTATGTAAATGGATTTTCAACATCACTTCCAGAAGATGTTCAGGACAAAGCAATTCGTTCTGTTGCTGGTTTCGAAAACGTAAAGTTTTTAAGATATGGTTATGCTATAGAGTATGATTATTTTCCACCAACACAATTAAAACATTCTTTAGAAACGAAGAAGATTGAGAACTTGTTTTTTGCCGGACAAATTAATGGAACAACAGGTTATGAAGAAGCTGCAGCCCAAGGATTAATGGCTGGTGTAAATGCTGCTTTAAAAACACAAGGAAAAGAACCTTTTGTGCTAAAAAGAAACGAAGCTTATATTGGTGTTTTAATTGATGATTTAATAACTAAAGGTACAGAAGAGCCTTATAGAATGTTTACATCTCGTGCAGAATACAGAACGCTTTTAAGACAAGATAATGCAGATTTAAGATTAACTCCATTAGGGTTTAAATTAGGTTTGGCTTCTCAAGAAAGATTAGATCGTGTTATTCAGAAACAAGAAAAAGCAGATTTATTAATTAAGTTTTTGCAAGAAACAAGTGTGAAGAAAGAGGAGATGAATCCTATTTTAGAAGCAAAGAATTTAGCATTGATTAATCAATCTATGAAACTTTATAAAATAGCAGCAAGACCACAATTAGAATTTTCTGATTTTAAAAACGTAGAGAAATTAAATGTGTTTTTAAAGGAGAATGCTATCGATAAAGAAATGATTGAGCAAGCTGTTATTCATTTAAAATATTCAGGTTACATCGAAAAAGAAAAGAACAATGCTGATAAATTAAATAGGTTAGAGAACGTTATGATTCCTTCTAAATTTAATTATCAAAAAGTAAAATCTCTTTCTTTTGAAGCGAGAGAAAAGTTGACTAAAATACAGCCAACTTCAATATCTCAAGCTAGTAGAATTAGTGGTGTTTCTCCCAGTGACATTTCTGTTCTTTTAGTTTATATGGGAAGATAA
- the ybeY gene encoding rRNA maturation RNase YbeY translates to MVTFNYETSFELQGENLLEYWIDTVVSEEGFSIGEINYIFCDDEYLHKLNVEFLQHDTLTDVISFDNTLGKLISGDIYISVERVEDNAKDFEVSFLDELHRVMIHGVLHYMGYKDKSEEEKIKMRNAENKALSEFK, encoded by the coding sequence ATGGTTACTTTTAATTACGAAACATCATTTGAATTACAGGGTGAAAACCTTTTAGAATATTGGATAGATACTGTTGTCTCTGAAGAGGGTTTTAGTATTGGTGAAATCAACTATATTTTTTGTGATGATGAATATCTTCATAAGTTAAATGTTGAGTTTTTACAACATGATACGTTAACAGATGTTATTAGTTTCGATAACACTTTAGGGAAATTAATAAGTGGCGATATTTATATTTCTGTTGAAAGAGTCGAAGACAATGCTAAGGATTTTGAGGTTTCTTTTTTAGATGAATTACATAGAGTTATGATTCATGGTGTTTTGCACTATATGGGTTATAAAGATAAATCTGAAGAAGAAAAAATAAAGATGAGAAATGCAGAAAATAAAGCATTATCTGAATTTAAATAA